The genomic window TCTTTACGGCAATGTGAATCTTGTATGCGAAAGAGTTTCTGTACATGGCAACATCCGGCCATTCGAGCCTGTCGAAGCTGTACCGGCGCTCCAGCCTTCCTTGCGAGAACATATCGGCCAAGTTCACGGAGATGGAGCAATCCGCAAATGGCTCGCCAAGCGTCACGAATGGGATAAGAAATACAGCAAAGATCTTGCTAAATGGAGAGATATCAAACAAAAGGATAGAATCAAGGCGGAAGCGGAAGGATTCTTGACAAGAGATTTGCAAAATGAAAGACCACCGCTATGTTCGGTGGCAGGGATATGGGAAGCAAAGCTTGCAAGAGATGTGGCGAGGAGTGTAGATGAGGTAACATCGAGAAGTATGGGTCTGGGCTGGTGGACTAAATGGGGCTCAAAGGTGAGTTATaatattattattatttttaTCTTGATTTGGCTGACACGATACATCCTTACAGGCGGACGAAGAGCACGCGGACAGACGAAAGATGCGGGAGAATGCTGCCcgagaagaggaacagaACAAGCTTCGCTCACCAAACCATCAAGGGATTCCCGATGCTATCCCTCCGGGACCTATGGCGACATCCGATCCACCTACAGGCGAAGCAGCGGGCGCAGGACAGTTGTTTGACGAGCCGGACACTATACTATTCGAGGAAgcagaggaggaagggaatGGAGTCGAGACGGCGAGAAGGGTGTAATTCAGCATCAATGGAACTTCTCCTCTGCGACCGAGCATGCATCCTAGTGGTAGTAGACACCATAATAGGTGGCCTTTTTGAAATGTGATAAGCATGCAAATCAAAGAATAATAATATGTGTTGTCGTACGCAGTGTTCTAAGTCATTGTGGGCCAAGAAGGTGCCACACTGACGGCCGGAGTCAAACGCCGCCACTCGTCACTCACCATTTCTTGCGTCCTTTAACGACTTCTCACTCATTCGCTCCTCCATATCgaacaacaacaaaaatATCCACAAAATGTCTGCTCCTCAGTACCTCGGTCCCGCCAGCGCCCAGTCCGCCCCTTCTCTCACCACCATCCTGAAGGACCAAATAACCAACCCTGCCTACAGGGAGGGTAACCTCAAGTACGTCCGAATTTTGGCAGAAATTGCGTAGGTTCGGCGGACTGACAGTCATCATAGCATCCTTAAAGCGGTCTCTATCTTTGTTATCGGAGTCGCCTTTGCCCGATCAGGATTGAGCTCTGCACTTGTTCCCGTTTTCTAAACATGACGAAAGGAGGAAAGTAGTATTTGAACGAGACCATGTCGAAGTCAGGGGATAAGGTGAGCTATGCCTTATCAAAGTCAATGATTTGAAGCTTATAATTGATATAGGAAGTTAGATAGTATACCTCCGTTGAGAGGTTGTATCATCATCTGTATAACATGCAGTGCATCACGACTCTGTTCATTCCCGGGTATCAAAAGTGTAGATTTCGACGATTATCATACTAATCAGGTATCAATTTCATTTGGACTTTATTCATTCCCAAAGACGCGCAAACCACCCCTCTATTAGTTTTGTTCAATGATCCCCACCAACGCCTTCTCGTACTTTCCTGTGGTCTCACCCTCCACAGCCCTTCTAAGCGAATTGCGATACAGTACCTGGTATTGGTTCTTGATGGCATTGAAACGAGGACGGTTCCAGTGATTGCGGACAAGACGGTAAATCCTGTTCGACCAGATTAGCGGAGACACGGAGAAGAAAGACAAACAGACGTACATTCGTTCATCCTTGGTACCCATACCGGCCATTGCATCATTGAGTAATTCGCAATCACGAACGACACCGTCGCCATCCGCTTCGACACCGCGAGcaatgaagaagagagcATCCCGCATGTGGCCAGAGAATTCCGAATGGATCCTGTAGAATTGGAAATCAGAGGCCGTACTTTTTCAAGGAGAGATGGGACGTACATTTGAGAAAGAGAAACTCGGTGACGAGCAGGGAATGCTTGAGCTATAGCTTTTAGATGCTCTTTGGATCGGGAAATTAAAATGCCGCAAATAGCAATTTCATCCTATAACGATTTTTCAGAAACCAGATCAAGATCAGTGATAGTGAGACGTACGGTGCCGATCTTGCCTGGTCCAGCTCGGTACAGAGTTTCCACGTCTTGCTGGACAAGTTGGTGATTGAGGTACGGTGATTCGTCCCTTTGCCCCGATAAGGCCATGTTGAACATCCTATCGTGCCCAAATGAATTAGTAACAGTTGTGTTTCGTTGCATGCAGTGTTAGCGCACCTCTCTGTTTTCATAGACAGCTCTCCCTGAACGATTTGGACCAAGTCCTTGTTATACGTTCTTTTGTACGCTTCCTTAAGGAGGAAAATCTCTTGGTTTGTCCTATTAAGAAGAACTTCGCTGAGCAAGTCTTCATGGGTGCCCATGCCATTGCACGCtcgatgaagaaggtaGACGTCTCCCCCAAGAGGACCAAGCGAGAGGAGAACAAGGGTGTACTCGAGCCTGCCATATGAAAGATGATTAGAAGAGGCTCTGAGACAATATAGAAGGATACCCACCAGCTTGAAAGCTCTTTTTCCAACGTGGTCTTGAGAGATCTACCAACAGTCTGCTCGTATGTCCTTGACAATACATCCATTTGGAATGCATCCAAGGGAGACAGCGTGTCAATAATCGTCCTTTCGTCTGTACCAAAGCCCTGCATCCTTGTGAGTGACATCCAATTCGCCCTTTGTCGAGATACATACCTTGGTAGCCTTCCTGATCCTCTCTGCATCAAATCGAGCATCGTACCCAGCCAAAGTGCTCACAGGCACAGCAGGCGGCGGCGCAGGGATGGGTACACCCAAATACATCATCGGACCCTGGCCCTGGGGCTGGCCGCCGTAGCCTTGTGGAGGACCTCCAAATCCCTGCTGTGGTGGTTGTTGGGGATAAGGGGAAGGTGCACCGTATTGCCCTTGAGGAGGACCAGCAGGAGGAGCGCCATATCCACCTGGAGCTGGAGAGGGCGCACCAAAAGGCGGCTGAGGTGAGTGGCCACCGTACCCCTGCGGAGCACCGTACTGGTTGACAGGAGGGGCACCGTAAGGTTGATGCTGGGGAGGACCAGGAGGCGCGCCCCATTGTTGTTGCTGAGATGGATACGCGCCGTAATCGACAGCTGGAGGACCGTTCTGATAGCCTGGTTGGTAGCCTTGGGGAGGCGCTTGTCCCCATTGTTGGGGAGGAGCAGCGCCGTAGTTGTTCTGTTGACCGTACATGACTGTTTGTGTTGCAGATGTGGATGTGAGGTGAGAcgggaaggaaagaaatGTTATTGTTCAGGAGAACAAAGAATTATAAGAAGTAGTTTCTGCTGCAGAAGCAGTGCAGGGACAAATATTTACTCGTGTAAATACAGTGGATGCTTCCGAGTGGAAAGCGAAGATGCCGAGTTGCGGATAATTGTGGTTGATAACGAGCACCGGATCTATTAATTTTATTGTTTGCCTGATGCTTCTTCCGGTCTTAAAAGGCAGTGCTCCGTACCTAAACAAGTCATACAGAACACAATTCGTCAACTGGGTGGCAAATCGCTAATGGAAGAAACATGTGCGCGTCCTCACATCGAGCAACTCCAACTCGGCCGTCCATGCATGGGTCTTGAGTACGAGCCAAGCTCTTGTCCTTCAGGCAGACAAAGAAAGGGCTGTCATACTAGTCGCGGAATTGCTCCCAAGACGAACGGAGGATACTATGGTGACGGAGATCAACCGCACTCCgcctttctcttttctctcccAGACACCTCATCGGTCCAGCGACGGATGCGAACGACGCAGAAGTCTCCtaaaaaaacaaaaaacaaaaaaaaaaggtcTTAAAACAAATAACGTACCCTCATCATGTCCTCTTCACCGACTCCCAAGCCTTCCCCTCTATCTAATTCCCGCCCTGATCGTCGCCCCGTCAACCCTCCACCCCGACGCCCCATACCTTCTCCCAACGTCCCCATGCCCTCTGCTCTAGCCAGCGAACCTTTAGCAAGCGCCACCGGTTCGGGATGGGCGGCCACACGAGCAGCTTTAGCAAGAGGACGAACGCCTATTCCAGAACATGTGAAGAGCAGAAGTATCTGGCAGTCCTATTTGTGTAAGTCTGCAATGGAACCGTACACGAGGAGATGCTCATGAATGGGTCTCATTGATACCGCCAGCTTTATCGGGTAATGCAAGGGTAATGTTtggattggcgttgggCGTTGTTGGTATTGCGGGACTTTTATGGGATCGGCAGGTAACGGAAGACGAACCAAAAGGAGAGCAGGAACAAAAGCCATTGATAAATGTCAGAATGGTGGACCGTCCCGGGAAATAGAAAACTCCGACTTGATCGTCATTATACCCAGCATTGTACGCAGCATATACCCTACGATATTTATCGCCAGCGAATCAACCAGGCAAGCATGCATGAGAAAGACAAAATACTTTTAATTAGTAAATATATACAGTACCTTATAGTATTCTTCGTATTAGTCTCCATGCGATGTGCTTGCACATGTCACCCAACTCGGACATCACTCTCCCAGCTCGCGACGAATTCTTTCTCTTACTTCCCTTAAACCCCCCTGTCTTCTGACTCGACCAGGGCTTGCGGGGCCAGCCAGTTCTGCTTTCAACCGACTAGGGGTTGAGGGTGAGCTTGGCGTTTGACGAGCAACCAAAGTCGTGCTagaggaaggggaagaggtTAGGGTGGACGTGGTTGGAGACGGTGGGGCCGCAGAAAGAGCAGTCATTGGCATCTCAAGCCACTCTTGTCGCCCAATAGTCTTGTTAGTAAGGAAGAACGGGCAGAGCTCGGTAAGCATTTGGAGAGACGTCTGGGCTTCAGCTGTCGATATGGGAGTTTTGGAGCTTTTGACGATAATCTCGGCCACTTCAGACATAGGAATAGCTTTCCTTCGACCTCGAGGAGGGGTTGGTAGAGTACTTGGTCCAGGAGAAGGTGCGGAAAACATCCTAGACAGTGTTAGCAACAATCTGGGACACGGGTCGATTACGCTTACATCCAGACAGATTCCGCGACACCTTCTAGTCGACTCAGCGTACTCCTTCGCTTCAGTTCCTCCTGCTGGCCTACTGCAGACAGTGCGGAAAGGTTGACACCTGGTCTCTTGAAGCCACCAGCTGCAGAACCCAACGTAGCCAAGACAGCCTTATTCGCTCCTGACCTTGCCTTGATCCTTTCCATCATAGCCTTcctcctttcttccacTGAACCATTTCTCACAATTTTACCCTTAATTTGGCCATTACTTTCGGGCTCTCCAATCTCAAAAGGGTCAGACAGACCAGCTGTCTTAGGCGAGCTAAAAGCAGGCGGAAGATGGTTCTTTTTGGGCGTCATGGTCATGGAGCcggaggaaggagatgtAAACTTGGCCATTAGATTAGTAGATGGCAACGCAGAGTTGGAAGGGAGCTGGGGAAGCGGAAGTATCGGGATGGGAGGAATAGTAGATCGAGTAGATGTTTCAGATGTAGTAGGCGTAGGAAGGGCAGTTGCTTCAGGCGGCTTTAAAAACATCAGCATCTTTCAAAGCTGATAAAAGATCAAGAACTCACTTGGTTGCCACCATGCAGCtttacccatttttctAGTTTTCCTCTAAACTCGTCTTCTCTAGTCTCTCCATTGGCATTCCATCTACCGATCGCGCCAGTTCCTCCACCTTGACCCCTGTTACCCAATCCGCCATCGGAATTTGATAACAACTGTCTCGTCTCACCTTTCCTCAGTTCGAGCTCAATTCCGACGCCATGAGTATACACGCGTCTTCCATTGGAAGGGTCGAGGGTTCTCGTGGAGGTGATCAGATAGCTCATGCCTGAAACTTCACCAGAGCCTAGGGCAGGAGATGATGGGACAAAGAAAGGGTTGTCCTCGTCGAGCATTGCCTTCTTTCCTGTTTCCTTGCTCTTTTCAGACATGGAATTTTCATCCATGAGGGGTTTTCCATCCCACGACCATACCCAAGCCAGTCTTCCAAGTTCTTGAGCTCCAAACCTCCTGCCACAAGTACGCTCGACCGTCTCCTTGATCGCTAGATAATTAGTGAGATTAGGCAGTTTGACGCTGGTAGCTGTGGGAGGGtgtggaggaagaacgGGATGGTGTGTAGCAATGTAAAGGGAGAGGGCAAGGTTGAAAGCTTTCTGGATACCGAGTAAAGTTTCTAGGTGAGGGGGAAGATTGGAAACTTCTGATTTAGCGGTTTCCACTGCGACGGGAGCGAGCGCTGGTCGTGTTGCAAGATCAAGTGCTCGATGTCGAGTAGCAGGGGGTGTAGGAAATGGTACCGGTGCGGGATTCGCAAGCCTATACATGAAAAAAGAATAGTATCAGTATTGCTCATTGGTACGGCACCTCGACTCACATTGAGTTCTTCGAAGTTCTAGCCGTTCTGGGCGTACATGCAGTAGCGGGCTCTGCAGCATTATTGATAATAGTACCAGCCTTTCGCTTCCTTGGAGTTACCTGTACAGGATTGGACATGTTACCAGCTGAAATCGAATTCTATTCTATAAGTAACTTGAGTACGGGTGTAATTGATGGTTGTTTACGGGAGGGAAGTGGTCGGGCCAG from Cryptococcus gattii WM276 chromosome E, complete sequence includes these protein-coding regions:
- a CDS encoding uncharacterized protein (Similar to TIGR gene model, INSD accession AAW43431.1); its protein translation is MYGQQNNYGAAPPQQWGQAPPQGYQPGYQNGPPAVDYGAYPSQQQQWGAPPGPPQHQPYGAPPVNQYGAPQGYGGHSPQPPFGAPSPAPGGYGAPPAGPPQGQYGAPSPYPQQPPQQGFGGPPQGYGGQPQGQGPMMYLGVPIPAPPPAVPVSTLAGYDARFDAERIRKATKGFGTDERTIIDTLSPLDAFQMDVLSRTYEQTVGRSLKTTLEKELSSWLEYTLVLLSLGPLGGDVYLLHRACNGMGTHEDLLSEVLLNRTNQEIFLLKEAYKRTYNKDLVQIVQGELSMKTERMFNMALSGQRDESPYLNHQLVQQDVETLYRAGPGKIGTDEIAICGILISRSKEHLKAIAQAFPARHRVSLSQMIHSEFSGHMRDALFFIARGVEADGDGVVRDCELLNDAMAGMGTKDERMIYRLVRNHWNRPRFNAIKNQYQVLYRNSLRRAVEGETTGKYEKALVGIIEQN
- a CDS encoding uncharacterized protein (Similar to TIGR gene model, INSD accession AAW43432.1); this translates as MGTLGEGMGRRGGGLTGRRSGRELDRGEGLGVGEEDMMRETSASFASVAGPMRCLGEKRERRSAVDLRHHSILRSSWEQFRD
- a CDS encoding Hypothetical Protein (Similar to TIGR gene model, INSD accession AAW43435.1) → MSNPVQVTPRKRKAGTIINNAAEPATACTPRTARTSKNSMLANPAPVPFPTPPATRHRALDLATRPALAPVAVETAKSEVSNLPPHLETLLGIQKAFNLALSLYIATHHPVLPPHPPTATSVKLPNLTNYLAIKETVERTCGRRFGAQELGRLAWVWSWDGKPLMDENSMSEKSKETGKKAMLDEDNPFFVPSSPALGSGEVSGMSYLITSTRTLDPSNGRRVYTHGVGIELELRKGETRQLLSNSDGGLGNRGQGGGTGAIGRWNANGETREDEFRGKLEKWVKLHGGNQPPEATALPTPTTSETSTRSTIPPIPILPLPQLPSNSALPSTNLMAKFTSPSSGSMTMTPKKNHLPPAFSSPKTAGLSDPFEIGEPESNGQIKGKIVRNGSVEERRKAMMERIKARSGANKAVLATLGSAAGGFKRPGVNLSALSAVGQQEELKRRSTLSRLEGVAESVWMMFSAPSPGPSTLPTPPRGRRKAIPMSEVAEIIVKSSKTPISTAEAQTSLQMLTELCPFFLTNKTIGRQEWLEMPMTALSAAPPSPTTSTLTSSPSSSTTLVARQTPSSPSTPSRLKAELAGPASPGRVRRQGGLREVRERIRRELGE